TCGACTTCCGTGCCTTCTTTGTGCAGCGTGCCGATGAACGCCGCCACTTCGGACACTTCGTCGCCCAACAAATAGCGGATCAGGTCCGACTTATGGACGCCGAGGTCGCCCATCGCGCCCATAATCGCTTCTTCCTTGCGGAAGAACCAGCTGACGCGTCCGTCGACGCTCCAGCCTTCCGGTCCCGGGTGGCCGAACGACGTGCGGAACGTCAGCACTTTCCCGAGGCGCCCCGTGTCCAGTATTTCCTTCGCCTTCACGTGCGGCGGCATGAGCCGTTGGTTGTGTCCGACCATCAGGTACACGTTGTTTTTCTTCGCCGCTTCGATCATGGCGAGGCCTTCTTCTTCCGTCGCGGCCATCGGCTTCTCGACGAGGACGTGCGCGCCCGCGTTCGCCGCGGCGATCGACACCTCCGCGTGCAGCGCGTTCGGCGTGCAGACGCTGACCGCGTCGACTTTCTCTTCCTTCAGCAGCGTTTGGTAGTCGGCATACGCCTTCCCGCCGTGTTCGGCCGCGAACTTCTCCGCCCGTTCCAGCACGGGATCGCAGAACGCGACGATTTCAACGTTCGGATTGGCGGCGTATTCGGGGATATGGCGATATTTCGCGATCGACCCGCAGCCGATGACGGCGACTTTGATTTTGCTCATGGATAAGGTCACTCCTCTTGAAAAATATATAATAGTTTATACGAGCGATAAATAGTTTTGCTTGACCCAGTTCATGCTGTTTTCCACGCTTTGGAGCGGCGGGTTTTGATGGCTGAAGTCTTGCTCCACGACGAGCCATTCCACGCCGGCGTCGGACGCCGCCGCAATGACCTCCTTCAGCGGAACCTCGCCCAGCCCGAGCTCCAGCGTGACCATCCGAAGGTTCAAATTGACGCCGATCTGCTGCTCGATTTTCTCGTTGAACGCTCGAATCGCATCCTCGTCCCGGTTGAAGTCCTTCAGGTGCAGCAGCGGCAGCCGCCCGGCGTACTTCTCGATGTAAGCCAGCGGATCGACCCCGGCGTACTTGACCCAGCATACGTCCATCTCCACCTGCACGGCTTCCGGCGACGTGCCGGAGTAAATGGCGTCGAAGACGTATTCTTCGCCGATGTTCATTTCAAATTCGAATGCGTGGTTATGATAAGCGAACGTAAGCCCCTGTTTTTTCACCTCGGCGCCGACTTCCGAGAAGAAAGCGATGATTTGCTTCCAATCCTCCGGCGTGCGGCGTTCGTCGTCGGCGACGTACGGGCAAATCAAATAGCGGCCGCCGATCGTTTTCAAATAATTGATTTCGCCTTGCAGGTCCTCGCGCAGCCGCTGCAAGCTCACGTGGCTGCCGATCGCTTGAAGCCCCGTTTCGCGGAGCAGTTCCTTCATGCTGTCGGCCGACAAGCCGCCGTACCCGGCGAATTCCACGCCCTCATATCCGAGCGCAGCCACCTTGCGCAGCGTTCCTGGAAAATCAGCCTTCGTTTCATCGCGTAACGTGTACAATTGCAAGCCTATGCCCATTCTTCTCATGAGGGACACTCCTATAACCGGATGATTGCTTATTACGACTTCATTATAATGTAAACGGTTTATTTAGGAAATGGACGATATGCTTTGTACATGTACTATCTGGCTATTTTTCTAGGCAACTGCCTTTCGAAAGGCGCAAAAAAGGGGCGGCCACCCCGCCCCTTTCGGCCTTCAAGTGCCGCAGAACGTGCGATACGGCCGCTCGGAGCGCGGCGGCAGCGCGCAGTACTCCTCCTGCTCCGGCGCGTACGCATACGGCCGCGACAGCGCCGCCAGCAGCCGCTCCATCACGCCGTAATCGCCGCGCTCCGCCGCCGCCAGCGCCTCTTCCACGCGATGGTTGCGCGGGATGACGGCCGGGTTGCTGCGCCGCATCAGCTCGCGCGCTTCGGCCTCCGACTCGGCCTGCCTGCCGAGCCTCGCCTTCCAGCGCTCCTGCCATGCGGCGAACTCGGCCGCTCCCCCCATCGCCGTATCCTCGGGCTTTCCGAGCGTCAGCGCGCGGAACGTGTTCGTGTAGTCGGCCTGATATTTTTGCATCATCATCAGCAAATCCGCGACGAACGTCTCGTCCTCCGGCTCCTCGCCGAACAGCCCGAGCTTCGCGCGCATCCCGGCCGACCAATGCCGGTTGAACAGCCCGGAAAACTCGCCCAGCGCATCTTCCGCCAGCTTGACGGCTTCGTCCTCGTCCTCGTGCAGCAGCGGCAGCAGCGCTTCGGCGAAGCGGGCGAGGTTCCAAGCGGCGATGTACGGCTGATTGCCGTATGCGTAGCGGCCTTGCGTATCGATGGAGCTGAACACCGTCGCCGGGTCGAACGTATCCATGAAGGCGCACGGGCCGTAGTCGATCGTTTCGCCGCTGACGGTCATGTTGTCGGTGTTCATTACGCCGTGGATGAAGCCGACCAGCTGCCACCTCGCGACGAGGGCCGCCTGCCGCTTGATCAGCTCCCGCACGAGCGCCAGGTATCGGTTCTGCTCCGGCTCGATCTCCGGATAATGGCGGCGAATCGCATAGTCCGCCAGCGCGCGGAGATCGTCCGTCGTTCCCCATCTCGCGGCGTATTGGAACGTGCCCACGCGCAGGTGGCTCGAAGCCACGCGCGCCAGCACGGCGCCGGGCAGCGCCGTCTCGCGGTACACCGACTCGCCCGTCGACGCCACCGCCAAACTTCGCGTCGTCGGGATGCCGAGCGCATGCATCGCCTCGCTGACGATGTACTCCCGCAGCATCGGACCGAGCGCCGCCCGGCCGTCCCCGCCGCGGGAATACGGCGTCCGGCCCGAACCCTTCAATTGAATGTCCACCCGGTTCCCTGCCGGCGTGATCTGCTCGCCGAGCAGCAGCGCCCGGCCGTCCCCCAGCATCGTGAAATGCCCGAACTGGTGGCCCGCGTACGCCTGCGCCAGCGGTTCGGCGCCCTCGGGAACGCGGTTCCCCGCGAATACTTCCGCGCCTTCTCCCGCCCGCAGCGCCTCCGCGTCGAGCCCCAGTTCGGCGGCCA
Above is a window of Paenibacillus sp. DNA encoding:
- a CDS encoding Gfo/Idh/MocA family oxidoreductase; translated protein: MSKIKVAVIGCGSIAKYRHIPEYAANPNVEIVAFCDPVLERAEKFAAEHGGKAYADYQTLLKEEKVDAVSVCTPNALHAEVSIAAANAGAHVLVEKPMAATEEEGLAMIEAAKKNNVYLMVGHNQRLMPPHVKAKEILDTGRLGKVLTFRTSFGHPGPEGWSVDGRVSWFFRKEEAIMGAMGDLGVHKSDLIRYLLGDEVSEVAAFIGTLHKEGTEVDDNATCVLRMSSGTIGTLVASWTYYRGEDNSTVLWCENGVMKIGTHPEDQVIVELRDGSVERYQVGAIATNTRQTSSGVIDAFVTSIVTQTPPSISGEEGLRSLKVILAAFESQATGRTISLQ
- a CDS encoding sugar phosphate isomerase/epimerase, with protein sequence MRRMGIGLQLYTLRDETKADFPGTLRKVAALGYEGVEFAGYGGLSADSMKELLRETGLQAIGSHVSLQRLREDLQGEINYLKTIGGRYLICPYVADDERRTPEDWKQIIAFFSEVGAEVKKQGLTFAYHNHAFEFEMNIGEEYVFDAIYSGTSPEAVQVEMDVCWVKYAGVDPLAYIEKYAGRLPLLHLKDFNRDEDAIRAFNEKIEQQIGVNLNLRMVTLELGLGEVPLKEVIAAASDAGVEWLVVEQDFSHQNPPLQSVENSMNWVKQNYLSLV
- a CDS encoding protein adenylyltransferase SelO, with protein sequence MAEHTEQSPVGWNFDNSYARLPEVFYTKQGPSPAPSPKLVALNEPLAAELGLDAEALRAGEGAEVFAGNRVPEGAEPLAQAYAGHQFGHFTMLGDGRALLLGEQITPAGNRVDIQLKGSGRTPYSRGGDGRAALGPMLREYIVSEAMHALGIPTTRSLAVASTGESVYRETALPGAVLARVASSHLRVGTFQYAARWGTTDDLRALADYAIRRHYPEIEPEQNRYLALVRELIKRQAALVARWQLVGFIHGVMNTDNMTVSGETIDYGPCAFMDTFDPATVFSSIDTQGRYAYGNQPYIAAWNLARFAEALLPLLHEDEDEAVKLAEDALGEFSGLFNRHWSAGMRAKLGLFGEEPEDETFVADLLMMMQKYQADYTNTFRALTLGKPEDTAMGGAAEFAAWQERWKARLGRQAESEAEARELMRRSNPAVIPRNHRVEEALAAAERGDYGVMERLLAALSRPYAYAPEQEEYCALPPRSERPYRTFCGT